In a single window of the Petrotoga olearia DSM 13574 genome:
- the nifV gene encoding homocitrate synthase, whose protein sequence is MSNVYIVDTTLRDGEQTAGVVFANEEKVQIAKMLAELGVYQIEAGIPTMGGDEKEAIKKICKLDLGVSIMGWNRAVIKDIEESIDCGVDAVAISISTSDIHIKHKLKKDRDWVLKSMVDATKFAKKHNLYVSVNAEDASRSDMNFLIKFAKEAKEAGADRLRYCDTVGMMEPFSIYEHIRQIIDEVGINIEMHTHNDFGLATANTLAGIRAGAKYAGVTVNGLGERAGNAALEEVVMALKYIYKNDLGIKTNLLKEVCEYVAKASGRVLPLSKTIVGLNVFAHESGIHTDGVLKDSKTYESFSPEEVGLERQILIGKHSGRNAIVAKFKEYDIDLTPEEAEEILKMVRSLSVQLKRSLFDKELIYLYNEMREEKIKDVNLQNNI, encoded by the coding sequence TCTATCAGATCGAAGCAGGGATTCCTACGATGGGTGGAGACGAAAAAGAAGCAATAAAGAAGATCTGTAAATTAGACTTAGGTGTTTCAATTATGGGATGGAACAGAGCCGTTATTAAGGATATTGAAGAATCTATTGATTGTGGAGTAGATGCGGTTGCAATTTCTATTTCTACTTCAGATATTCACATCAAACACAAATTAAAAAAAGATAGGGATTGGGTATTAAAAAGCATGGTCGATGCTACTAAATTTGCCAAAAAGCACAATTTATACGTTTCTGTAAATGCCGAAGACGCCTCTAGAAGCGATATGAATTTTCTTATAAAGTTCGCTAAAGAGGCTAAAGAAGCTGGAGCAGACAGGTTAAGATACTGTGACACCGTGGGTATGATGGAACCATTTTCGATTTACGAACATATTAGACAAATAATAGACGAAGTTGGTATAAACATTGAAATGCATACTCACAACGATTTTGGTTTAGCTACTGCAAATACATTGGCAGGAATAAGAGCGGGTGCTAAATACGCAGGTGTTACGGTAAATGGATTAGGAGAAAGGGCAGGAAATGCTGCTTTAGAAGAAGTGGTGATGGCTCTTAAATACATTTACAAAAATGATTTGGGAATAAAAACGAACTTATTAAAAGAAGTTTGTGAATATGTTGCCAAAGCCTCCGGAAGAGTTCTTCCTTTATCAAAAACAATCGTCGGACTTAATGTTTTTGCTCACGAGTCGGGTATTCATACAGATGGTGTCTTGAAAGACTCAAAAACATACGAATCTTTTTCACCTGAGGAAGTTGGATTGGAAAGACAGATACTTATTGGCAAACATTCGGGGAGGAACGCTATTGTTGCAAAGTTTAAAGAGTACGATATAGATTTAACTCCAGAAGAAGCAGAAGAAATTTTAAAAATGGTAAGATCCCTTTCTGTTCAACTCAAAAGAAGCTTATTTGACAAAGAGTTAATCTATCTATACAATGAAATGAGGGAGGAAAAGATAAAGGATGTCAACTTGCAAAACAATATCTGA
- a CDS encoding 3-isopropylmalate dehydratase large subunit — MSTCKTISEKIFSDHLGRDVEAGEIVIVDVDFMMGQDGTTPLAIKTFENVGANKISNPEKVAFVIDHNAPSPSEKVSALHKLMRDFSNKYNTNFYDIGEGICHQLIPEKGHALPGQIVIGADSHTCTYGAINCFSTGVGSTDLAIAMASGKLWFKIPESIKIILEGSLPTGVFSKDLALYIIKNLSANGATYKAVEFEGPIIDSLSVEARFTISNMSVEMGAKVGLMRLDKKAENWVKERTNSQFKSYEPDEGAKYEKIYKFDVSNLEPQIAKPHTVDNVSPITEVEGIPIQQGLLGTCTNGRIEDLRIAASILKDKKIHKNVRLIVAPASKDTLLKAMNEGIIQSLIQAGATVVAPGCGPCVGTHNGVPSDGENVISTANRNFKGRMGNNKAFIYLGSPATVAASCIEGKITDPRKYL, encoded by the coding sequence ATGTCAACTTGCAAAACAATATCTGAAAAGATATTCAGCGATCATTTGGGAAGAGATGTCGAAGCTGGAGAAATAGTAATAGTTGATGTTGACTTTATGATGGGGCAAGACGGAACCACACCATTAGCTATTAAAACTTTTGAAAATGTTGGAGCAAACAAGATTTCTAATCCTGAAAAAGTAGCCTTTGTAATAGACCATAACGCTCCCAGTCCAAGTGAGAAAGTGTCTGCTTTACATAAGTTAATGAGAGATTTTAGTAACAAGTATAATACAAATTTTTATGATATTGGTGAGGGTATATGCCATCAATTAATTCCTGAGAAAGGACATGCCTTACCTGGACAGATTGTAATAGGCGCTGATTCTCACACATGTACTTATGGAGCTATAAATTGTTTCTCAACAGGTGTTGGATCAACTGATTTAGCTATAGCTATGGCTAGTGGCAAGTTGTGGTTTAAGATACCAGAAAGTATAAAAATTATTTTAGAAGGTTCTCTGCCAACAGGTGTTTTTTCTAAGGACCTCGCTTTGTATATTATAAAAAACTTGTCCGCTAACGGAGCCACATACAAAGCTGTAGAGTTTGAAGGTCCGATTATAGATAGCTTGTCTGTGGAAGCAAGATTCACTATTTCTAATATGTCAGTAGAAATGGGTGCTAAAGTTGGTTTGATGAGACTGGATAAAAAAGCTGAAAATTGGGTAAAAGAAAGAACGAATAGCCAATTTAAAAGTTATGAACCAGACGAAGGTGCAAAGTATGAAAAAATATATAAATTTGATGTTAGCAATTTAGAACCTCAAATAGCTAAACCTCATACCGTTGATAATGTTAGCCCTATTACTGAAGTTGAAGGTATTCCTATACAACAGGGACTATTAGGTACCTGCACTAATGGAAGAATTGAAGATTTAAGAATAGCCGCAAGTATATTAAAAGATAAAAAAATTCACAAAAATGTTAGACTCATTGTGGCACCGGCATCTAAAGATACCTTATTAAAAGCGATGAATGAAGGAATAATTCAATCTTTAATCCAAGCTGGTGCGACTGTGGTAGCCCCTGGTTGTGGACCTTGTGTTGGAACACATAACGGCGTTCCCTCTGATGGGGAGAATGTAATTTCTACTGCAAATAGAAATTTCAAAGGAAGAATGGGAAACAACAAGGCTTTTATTTATTTGGGATCACCTGCTACAGTGGCAGCTTCTTGTATAGAGGGGAAAATTACTGATCCTCGTAAATATTTGTGA
- a CDS encoding 3-isopropylmalate dehydratase small subunit, whose translation MELKGYSHKFGDDVNTDYIISGKYKFSTINMDELSVHLMEDLRPNFFNEIKKGDFIVAGANFGCGSSREQAPLVIKHAGISAVIATSFARIFYRNSINIGLPLVEVPTDNIAEGDLLAVDLEKGVVKNLTKEEVLKIKSLPKVMLKILQSGGLVNYYKKYGTLELID comes from the coding sequence ATGGAATTAAAAGGTTATTCTCATAAATTTGGAGACGATGTAAACACCGACTACATTATCTCTGGAAAATATAAATTTAGTACCATTAATATGGACGAATTATCTGTCCATTTGATGGAAGATCTAAGGCCAAATTTCTTTAATGAAATTAAAAAGGGTGATTTCATCGTTGCAGGGGCAAATTTTGGTTGTGGTTCTTCCAGAGAACAAGCTCCTTTAGTTATAAAACATGCTGGTATAAGTGCGGTAATAGCAACTTCTTTTGCCCGTATATTTTACAGAAATTCTATAAATATAGGTTTGCCTTTGGTTGAAGTTCCGACTGATAATATAGCTGAAGGTGATTTATTAGCTGTCGATCTGGAGAAAGGTGTAGTTAAAAATCTTACTAAGGAAGAAGTTTTGAAGATTAAATCTCTTCCAAAAGTTATGTTGAAGATTTTACAGAGTGGTGGTCTGGTGAATTACTACAAAAAATACGGTACTTTAGAATTAATAGATTAG
- a CDS encoding isocitrate/isopropylmalate dehydrogenase family protein has product MYTVTLIPGDGIGPEITSVVVEIFEHLKAPISWEVVDAGETVIDKYGTPLPDYVIDSIKRNKVALKGPITTPIGKGFRSVNVTLREKLNLYANLRPIKSLAGLNTKYNNVDLVVVRENTEGLYKGIEYKIDNAACAVRVITKNASEKIAQFAFKYVKENNRKKVTAVHKANILKITDGLFLDCTKKAANEYPEIEYEEKIVDNMSMQLVLNPEKYDVIVAPNLYGDILSDLAAGLIGGLGLAPGANIGEDVAIFEAVHGSAPDIANKGIANPIALLRSSIMLLDYLKLNELAKKLEDAISETVKYIDCLTPDLGGKGNTESMKNKIISFLD; this is encoded by the coding sequence ATGTATACAGTTACTTTAATTCCGGGTGATGGAATAGGTCCAGAAATAACATCTGTAGTTGTAGAGATTTTCGAACACTTGAAAGCTCCTATTAGTTGGGAAGTTGTAGATGCTGGAGAGACGGTAATTGATAAATATGGAACTCCACTACCTGATTATGTGATTGATTCTATTAAAAGAAACAAAGTAGCATTGAAAGGTCCTATTACTACTCCAATAGGTAAAGGATTTAGAAGTGTGAACGTTACCCTCAGAGAAAAGTTAAATCTATATGCAAATTTAAGACCTATTAAAAGTTTAGCAGGTCTCAATACTAAGTACAATAACGTTGATTTAGTTGTAGTGAGAGAAAATACCGAAGGTTTGTATAAAGGGATTGAGTACAAGATTGACAATGCAGCATGTGCTGTTAGAGTTATCACAAAAAATGCAAGTGAAAAGATCGCACAGTTTGCCTTTAAATATGTAAAAGAAAACAACAGAAAGAAAGTTACAGCTGTTCATAAGGCAAATATTTTAAAGATTACTGACGGCTTATTTTTGGATTGTACTAAAAAAGCAGCAAACGAATATCCTGAAATAGAGTACGAAGAAAAGATTGTTGACAATATGTCCATGCAGTTGGTTTTGAATCCTGAAAAATATGATGTAATTGTAGCTCCTAATTTGTATGGAGATATCCTTTCCGATTTAGCAGCAGGTTTGATTGGAGGATTGGGTCTTGCTCCTGGCGCTAATATTGGAGAGGATGTTGCTATCTTTGAAGCGGTTCACGGAAGTGCCCCAGATATAGCCAACAAAGGTATAGCAAACCCGATTGCTTTATTAAGGTCATCTATTATGTTGTTAGATTATTTGAAACTGAATGAGTTAGCAAAAAAACTCGAAGATGCTATCTCTGAAACGGTTAAATATATAGATTGTTTGACACCAGATTTAGGTGGAAAAGGAAACACTGAATCTATGAAAAATAAAATTATTTCATTTCTGGACTAA
- the tig gene encoding trigger factor codes for MEKTLLSQDKNVKKYLIKFSKDEIEKIENQIVREINQHYTFEGFRKGKVPKQVIKLRLGSDFNNMLLDEAEHELDHKIREEEKLLFPITVESRAQDEEHIEFEVLIHTYPEIIKTEFENMTVKIPESKEVVEDFVQRRLDDLLESNAILDPKEEPIQYGDYVRINYDLVEENGEVSKSNEEEEILVREDDERELVKKLIGKTAGDEFELEKDDQGKKVIQKVRIAQAYTRRLPELNDNFAKELNIEVESLNELNETLRKEGEEAVKNWQDQFVINYILSELPNYVDIDISEESLNYYVDATIRDLKNKDKYEENLKKYDNDENKLKEDIKKSALNWIKEMIIIEELSLKNNIKVENDEISQEIKNFSTMYGLPFSRAQEIISSNPELSNEIVWNKLREKVAQFIKEKVQIVEISKDEFEGGNVNPTEEGKEEKPNTDNEKSEE; via the coding sequence ATGGAAAAAACTTTGCTCAGCCAAGACAAAAATGTTAAGAAATACCTCATAAAATTTTCTAAAGATGAAATTGAAAAAATAGAAAATCAAATTGTTCGAGAAATTAACCAACATTACACCTTTGAAGGATTTAGAAAAGGGAAAGTTCCCAAACAGGTTATTAAGTTGCGCTTAGGCTCTGACTTCAATAATATGTTATTAGACGAAGCAGAACATGAACTGGATCACAAAATCAGAGAAGAAGAAAAGTTGCTTTTTCCAATTACTGTTGAATCCAGAGCTCAAGATGAGGAACACATCGAATTCGAGGTTCTGATTCACACCTATCCTGAAATAATAAAAACTGAATTTGAAAATATGACGGTTAAAATACCTGAATCTAAAGAAGTGGTTGAAGATTTTGTACAAAGAAGGCTGGATGATTTACTGGAGAGCAACGCAATATTAGATCCAAAAGAAGAACCTATACAATATGGAGATTATGTAAGAATAAACTATGATTTAGTAGAAGAAAACGGTGAAGTAAGCAAATCTAATGAAGAAGAAGAAATCTTAGTAAGAGAAGATGATGAAAGAGAGCTCGTTAAAAAACTCATAGGAAAAACCGCCGGTGATGAATTTGAATTAGAAAAAGATGATCAAGGCAAAAAAGTTATTCAAAAAGTCCGAATTGCCCAAGCTTATACTAGAAGGCTTCCAGAATTAAACGATAATTTTGCAAAAGAGTTGAATATTGAAGTAGAATCGTTGAACGAGCTGAATGAAACGTTGAGAAAAGAAGGAGAAGAAGCGGTTAAAAATTGGCAAGATCAGTTTGTTATCAACTATATTTTATCAGAGTTACCAAATTATGTGGATATTGATATCTCTGAAGAGAGTTTAAATTATTATGTTGATGCAACTATAAGAGATCTAAAAAACAAAGATAAATACGAAGAAAATCTAAAAAAATACGATAATGATGAAAATAAATTGAAAGAGGATATCAAAAAAAGCGCTTTGAATTGGATTAAAGAAATGATTATCATCGAAGAACTATCCTTAAAAAACAATATCAAAGTAGAGAACGATGAAATATCTCAAGAGATTAAGAATTTCTCAACTATGTATGGATTACCTTTCTCACGTGCTCAAGAGATAATAAGTTCGAATCCTGAACTATCTAATGAAATCGTGTGGAACAAATTAAGAGAAAAAGTAGCCCAATTTATCAAAGAGAAGGTACAAATAGTTGAAATATCAAAAGATGAGTTTGAAGGTGGAAATGTTAACCCCACAGAAGAAGGGAAAGAAGAAAAACCAAATACTGATAATGAAAAAAGTGAAGAATAG
- a CDS encoding WecB/TagA/CpsF family glycosyltransferase: MNILVGRFLLKDIPMVYGRQDDIYSFIKGEIGKEKLWIVTLNALMYMEYLKGNEYSEAISKASFSIPDGVGIVKLLKKKGIETERCPGIDTMKYLLELSHMNNYRIFLLGSEESIVKQAAERIEKMFKVNIVGYHHGYFDTNNEGEVVRKINDSKTDLLFVGMGIPKQESFILRNFETLEAKLMMGVGGSFGVFAGVTKRAPLFFQKVGLEWLYRMLEEPHRIKKIPDLFKFYVNLYRTKN, from the coding sequence GTGAATATATTGGTTGGACGGTTTCTTTTGAAAGATATTCCAATGGTTTATGGCAGACAAGATGATATTTATTCTTTTATTAAAGGCGAAATCGGAAAAGAGAAGCTTTGGATAGTCACTTTAAATGCGTTAATGTATATGGAATATTTAAAGGGTAACGAATATTCTGAAGCTATCAGTAAAGCATCTTTTTCCATTCCTGATGGGGTGGGGATAGTTAAATTGCTCAAAAAGAAAGGAATTGAAACTGAAAGATGCCCCGGTATAGATACAATGAAGTATTTGTTAGAATTATCTCATATGAATAATTATAGAATATTTTTGCTTGGGTCAGAAGAGAGTATAGTTAAACAAGCAGCTGAAAGAATTGAGAAAATGTTCAAGGTAAATATAGTTGGATATCACCATGGATATTTTGATACAAATAACGAAGGAGAAGTAGTTAGAAAAATTAATGATAGTAAAACGGATCTCTTATTTGTAGGGATGGGAATCCCAAAACAGGAATCCTTTATTTTAAGGAACTTTGAAACGTTGGAGGCAAAGCTTATGATGGGAGTAGGAGGAAGCTTTGGTGTATTTGCAGGCGTTACGAAAAGGGCTCCTCTTTTCTTTCAAAAGGTTGGCTTAGAATGGTTGTATAGAATGCTTGAAGAGCCCCATCGGATTAAAAAAATACCTGATTTATTTAAATTTTATGTGAATTTATATCGGACTAAAAATTAA
- a CDS encoding DUF4097 family beta strand repeat-containing protein, with amino-acid sequence MPKIDLNDVKAIKIKARNFHGRIKVCYGEITHLEYVDQDVNVGTAWDSDHTSVSIDIDYEKGDFLSRFFTFSKMFHEVPINLYIGDQVNDVELDLSSADIETNLDSTNLGNLTIKTRSGDIDINGANQTKMLESLMVNTGSGDVSIDLNDSDMDELILKGASGDFEIHNVNILKGDFSMASGDVLVENSKIENLKVSMASGDVSIKNCIVKAANFKSASGDIFVDSLVEDFYCTVNTASGDIDLIVQGKEKIYLEAPTHRYSSSIKSNVDLVQSSDSSTLPKKRVLKINVMSGDISIRGVEPQGEAMEEMGKEKREDNSKGDEFLTIEEKKILSLLKEKKISRSFAIELLKELGYSEELADKFLKDRGE; translated from the coding sequence ATGCCAAAGATTGATTTAAATGATGTAAAAGCAATTAAAATAAAAGCGAGAAACTTTCATGGAAGAATAAAGGTTTGTTATGGAGAAATAACACATCTTGAATACGTAGACCAAGACGTTAACGTAGGGACTGCTTGGGACTCGGATCATACAAGCGTTTCAATCGACATAGATTATGAAAAGGGTGATTTTTTATCAAGATTCTTTACATTCTCTAAAATGTTCCATGAAGTACCTATTAACTTGTACATAGGTGATCAAGTTAATGATGTGGAGTTAGACCTATCTTCTGCTGATATAGAAACTAATTTGGATTCTACTAACTTAGGTAATTTAACCATAAAAACACGTTCAGGAGATATAGATATTAATGGAGCTAATCAAACCAAAATGTTGGAATCTTTGATGGTGAATACAGGGTCGGGGGACGTGAGTATCGACTTAAACGACAGTGATATGGATGAATTAATTTTAAAAGGTGCCTCTGGAGATTTCGAAATTCACAACGTGAATATATTAAAGGGTGATTTTAGTATGGCTAGTGGCGATGTTTTAGTTGAAAACTCTAAAATAGAAAATCTTAAGGTAAGTATGGCTTCTGGTGATGTTTCGATAAAAAATTGTATCGTGAAAGCAGCAAACTTTAAATCAGCGAGCGGTGATATTTTCGTAGATTCCCTCGTGGAAGATTTTTATTGTACCGTAAACACAGCTTCTGGAGATATAGATCTAATAGTTCAAGGAAAAGAAAAAATTTATTTAGAGGCTCCGACACACAGGTATTCATCATCGATAAAATCAAACGTTGATTTAGTTCAAAGTAGTGATTCTTCTACTCTGCCCAAAAAAAGAGTGTTAAAAATTAATGTAATGAGTGGAGATATCAGTATTAGAGGAGTAGAACCTCAGGGGGAAGCCATGGAAGAAATGGGAAAAGAAAAACGTGAAGATAATTCAAAAGGTGATGAATTCCTAACCATTGAAGAAAAAAAGATTTTGTCTTTATTAAAAGAGAAAAAAATTTCTCGATCTTTTGCCATAGAACTTTTAAAAGAGTTGGGATACTCTGAAGAACTAGCGGATAAATTTTTGAAGGATAGGGGGGAATAA
- a CDS encoding DUF2089 domain-containing protein, producing the protein MPKYRLSKCPVCGSKLNIVKYRCEECGTEISGNFELEEFAQLTNQQLNFLKIFIKVRGNLSELQKELGISYPTAKARLEEVATAMGYESESIESREKTLEILEKIEKGEITPEDAKELLKKYKK; encoded by the coding sequence ATGCCAAAATATCGTTTATCCAAATGTCCCGTTTGTGGAAGTAAGTTAAATATCGTAAAATATCGATGTGAAGAATGTGGAACCGAAATATCTGGCAACTTCGAATTAGAAGAATTCGCACAATTAACAAACCAGCAATTAAATTTTTTAAAGATTTTTATCAAGGTTAGAGGAAATTTATCAGAATTACAAAAAGAGCTTGGTATCTCTTATCCTACGGCAAAAGCCAGATTAGAAGAAGTTGCAACAGCAATGGGATACGAATCTGAAAGTATTGAAAGCAGAGAAAAAACCCTTGAAATCCTTGAAAAAATTGAAAAAGGAGAAATTACCCCTGAAGATGCAAAAGAACTATTAAAAAAATACAAAAAATAA
- a CDS encoding alpha-amylase family glycosyl hydrolase has translation MAKDSPSWLKSSVIYEVFVRNYGNAGTFNDIYNDIERIKALGADILWFMPFYPIGKVGRKGTHGSPYSIKDYEEISKEIGNKRDFKRLIDKAHDNGIKIMIDIVFNHTSMDSKLVETHPEWFMKDETGQLTRKVEDWMDVYDLDYENKDLWDYLIKVLDSWVDLGVDGFRCDVAPLVPLEFWKKAREKLNQRKEIIWLAETLDPKFIYDLRTRGYNVHSDSEVYEAFDLTYDYDGLCYLRSYFSGEKDLNCYFDHVFLQETIFPKNSFKMRFLENHDNPRIASVLNGKDKIKNWTVLYNLLPGASLIYAGQELMMENLPNLFEKDPIKWNKGDYEFLSFFKKIVNMAKKIKSACHQFSIRELSKGIIMIKWSGDEDEYITILNLEDRYGKIPVDFTLYGSDLITNEIVSIQSYFVISKLPIIIKTR, from the coding sequence GTGGCAAAAGACTCACCAAGTTGGTTAAAAAGTTCTGTAATTTATGAAGTTTTTGTTAGAAATTATGGAAATGCTGGAACCTTTAATGATATATACAACGATATTGAACGTATTAAGGCTTTGGGAGCGGACATACTGTGGTTTATGCCTTTTTATCCCATTGGAAAGGTTGGTAGAAAAGGTACCCATGGAAGCCCATATTCTATAAAAGATTACGAAGAAATATCTAAAGAAATTGGAAATAAGAGGGATTTTAAAAGATTAATAGACAAGGCACATGACAATGGAATAAAAATAATGATCGATATCGTATTCAACCATACCTCTATGGATTCAAAGTTGGTGGAAACACATCCTGAATGGTTCATGAAAGATGAAACCGGTCAATTAACAAGAAAAGTTGAAGATTGGATGGATGTTTACGATTTGGATTATGAAAATAAGGATTTATGGGATTATCTAATAAAAGTTTTGGATAGTTGGGTTGATCTTGGCGTAGATGGTTTTAGATGTGATGTTGCACCGCTTGTACCATTAGAGTTTTGGAAAAAAGCTAGAGAAAAATTGAATCAAAGAAAAGAAATTATATGGTTGGCAGAAACACTTGATCCAAAATTTATTTACGATCTGAGAACTAGAGGATACAATGTTCATTCAGATTCAGAGGTATATGAAGCCTTTGACCTTACATACGATTACGATGGCCTCTGCTATTTAAGAAGTTATTTTTCTGGTGAAAAAGATTTGAATTGTTATTTCGATCATGTTTTTTTGCAAGAAACAATATTTCCAAAAAATTCCTTTAAAATGCGTTTTTTAGAAAATCATGATAATCCTAGAATAGCTTCAGTTTTAAATGGAAAAGATAAGATCAAAAATTGGACCGTTTTATATAATCTTTTGCCAGGTGCTTCTTTAATTTACGCTGGTCAAGAATTAATGATGGAGAATCTACCTAACCTTTTCGAAAAAGACCCGATCAAATGGAACAAAGGTGACTATGAATTTTTAAGCTTTTTCAAAAAGATTGTTAATATGGCTAAAAAGATTAAATCAGCCTGCCACCAATTTTCTATTAGAGAGTTATCTAAGGGTATAATAATGATAAAATGGAGTGGAGATGAGGATGAATACATTACTATCTTGAATTTGGAGGATAGATATGGGAAAATACCAGTAGACTTTACTTTGTATGGAAGTGATTTAATAACTAATGAAATAGTTTCTATACAATCGTACTTTGTGATCAGCAAATTACCAATTATTATTAAAACAAGGTGA
- the ftsY gene encoding signal recognition particle-docking protein FtsY, giving the protein MGIFEKFKNGLSKARNTVFKNIKSIFSGKVLNDDVLEELEEILIMSDMGVEVSNTVLEELKSRYKKDNSYNDPLLLLRDILVENLQKDEVVNNFQQKPYVILIVGVNGSGKTTTTAKLAKMYSNQGKEVVLAAADTFRAAAIEQLKEWGNRLNTTVIAHQKGSDAAAVVYDAITHAKSKGKDVVLIDTAGRLHTKSNLMDELKKIKRVVEREVPGAPHETLLVLDGTTGQNGISQAKAFKEAIDISGIVVTKLDGTAKGGIAFAINHELNIPIKLVGFGEKEDDLQIFDPLSYCNALLGVDEIE; this is encoded by the coding sequence ATGGGAATTTTTGAAAAGTTCAAAAATGGTTTGAGTAAAGCGAGAAATACCGTATTTAAAAATATAAAGTCTATTTTTTCTGGTAAAGTTCTTAACGATGATGTATTAGAAGAATTGGAAGAAATATTAATAATGTCTGATATGGGTGTTGAAGTTTCCAATACAGTTTTGGAAGAGTTAAAAAGTAGATATAAAAAGGATAATTCCTACAATGATCCGCTTTTATTATTGAGAGATATTTTAGTGGAAAATTTACAGAAAGACGAAGTGGTTAATAATTTTCAGCAAAAACCCTATGTAATACTCATCGTTGGAGTCAACGGTAGTGGAAAAACTACGACTACTGCGAAGTTAGCTAAGATGTATTCTAACCAAGGGAAAGAAGTTGTTTTAGCTGCTGCAGACACATTCAGGGCAGCTGCAATTGAGCAACTCAAAGAATGGGGTAATAGATTAAATACCACTGTAATAGCTCATCAAAAAGGTTCGGATGCCGCCGCAGTTGTTTACGATGCAATAACGCACGCAAAATCAAAAGGCAAAGATGTAGTGTTAATAGACACCGCAGGACGTTTACATACAAAAAGCAATTTAATGGATGAATTAAAAAAAATAAAGCGTGTAGTTGAAAGGGAAGTCCCCGGAGCTCCTCATGAAACACTGTTAGTTCTTGACGGAACTACTGGTCAAAATGGGATTTCTCAAGCAAAGGCTTTTAAAGAAGCAATAGATATAAGCGGGATAGTTGTAACTAAATTGGATGGAACAGCCAAAGGGGGAATAGCTTTTGCTATAAACCATGAACTCAATATTCCAATAAAACTAGTAGGATTTGGAGAGAAAGAAGACGATTTACAAATTTTTGATCCTTTGTCCTACTGTAATGCATTACTAGGTGTTGATGAGATAGAATGA
- a CDS encoding DUF2225 domain-containing protein encodes MKDFIRDFAVCPVCQKEFSFDKVASTSIKVSSYDLDLKPEYRDINVSLYSLITCPNCYFTFQEKDKDYIYEYLNSLNTEEVKLFLNKIDKKSLPEADNSSSKSHEFYATQLMIAANIYAILGLPSEVVKILVKFAWYYREQNEEEKELGILYYCGKIIEKNYETFSEEDYIFSLFYLGYINYRLNNRKEAANLFDYLLKNYNNPKNPYLKAAKYLRGELK; translated from the coding sequence ATGAAAGATTTTATTAGAGATTTTGCAGTGTGCCCAGTATGTCAAAAAGAATTTTCTTTTGATAAAGTAGCCTCAACGTCTATAAAAGTTAGTTCATATGATTTAGATTTAAAACCAGAATACAGGGATATTAATGTATCTCTTTATTCATTGATCACTTGTCCCAATTGCTATTTTACCTTTCAGGAAAAAGATAAAGATTATATATACGAATATTTAAATTCTCTAAACACCGAAGAAGTTAAACTGTTTTTGAATAAGATAGACAAAAAATCTCTTCCAGAAGCAGATAATTCTTCTTCAAAATCTCATGAATTTTATGCAACTCAACTTATGATAGCTGCTAATATTTACGCAATTTTGGGATTACCCAGTGAAGTAGTAAAAATTTTGGTAAAATTTGCTTGGTACTACCGTGAACAAAATGAAGAAGAAAAAGAGTTGGGAATACTTTACTATTGTGGAAAAATTATTGAAAAGAACTATGAAACATTTTCAGAAGAGGATTATATATTTTCTTTGTTTTATCTGGGGTATATAAACTATAGACTGAATAATAGAAAGGAAGCTGCGAACTTGTTTGATTATTTGTTGAAAAATTATAATAATCCTAAAAATCCATACTTAAAGGCTGCAAAATATCTAAGGGGTGAATTAAAATGA